One window of Leptotrichia sp. oral taxon 498 genomic DNA carries:
- a CDS encoding YARHG domain-containing protein, with protein sequence MKKIRILLLFALVMIFGVNLLANDWEFGSEGGHIVPMNVSNVSIKSERLRFKLEKFKSEYGTIDNEMVVTVRFVFDSPEAGEKYIGFITPEGGNEEWDERDHFKDFKTSVNGQNVSTKAYRLTDFAPKDVKQLEEVKKYYKEYDEDKARKEYEYYKKSYVYYFKANFKKGENIVEHSYRYDGSSGVGIVDFNYVWSTISKWKNQKVDNFEVIVEPGDALIAMPVVKTKDGKEIKWQLAGEGNVDYAYKENYETNEPYKVLYAKLKKGYLYFKTNNFKPEEEFELREIKGLRVNYVFPDKTVKGFKFKDDLTDNAYSIKYLDKDEIKDISDEELKIMRNYPYAMAGYDFSDKKLKDYFSKFLWYVPIGKDAKLGKDDYEYVKDVDKVINDRKNGK encoded by the coding sequence ATGAAAAAAATCAGAATACTGCTATTATTTGCTCTAGTTATGATTTTTGGTGTAAATTTGTTGGCGAATGACTGGGAATTTGGGTCGGAAGGTGGGCATATTGTGCCGATGAATGTGTCGAATGTTTCGATAAAGAGTGAGAGGCTTCGTTTTAAATTGGAAAAATTTAAGTCGGAGTATGGGACGATAGACAATGAAATGGTGGTAACTGTTAGATTTGTGTTCGATAGTCCTGAAGCTGGGGAGAAATATATTGGATTTATTACGCCTGAAGGCGGGAATGAAGAATGGGATGAAAGAGATCATTTCAAGGATTTTAAGACTTCTGTCAATGGACAAAATGTGAGTACAAAAGCGTATAGATTGACTGATTTTGCCCCAAAAGATGTAAAGCAGCTGGAAGAAGTTAAAAAATATTATAAGGAATATGATGAAGATAAGGCACGAAAAGAATATGAATATTACAAAAAGAGCTATGTTTACTACTTTAAGGCTAATTTTAAAAAAGGAGAAAATATAGTTGAGCACAGCTATCGTTATGATGGAAGTAGCGGTGTTGGAATTGTTGATTTTAACTATGTCTGGTCGACTATTTCAAAATGGAAAAATCAGAAGGTGGATAATTTTGAAGTGATTGTTGAGCCAGGAGATGCTCTTATTGCAATGCCTGTGGTAAAGACAAAAGATGGAAAAGAGATAAAATGGCAATTGGCTGGAGAAGGAAATGTTGATTATGCTTACAAAGAAAATTATGAAACAAATGAGCCATACAAAGTTCTTTATGCCAAATTGAAAAAAGGTTATTTATATTTTAAAACAAATAATTTTAAGCCTGAAGAAGAATTTGAATTGAGAGAAATAAAAGGTTTGAGAGTTAATTATGTCTTTCCTGATAAAACAGTAAAAGGTTTTAAATTTAAGGATGATTTGACAGATAATGCCTATTCGATAAAATATTTAGATAAAGATGAAATAAAAGATATTTCAGATGAGGAATTGAAAATAATGAGAAATTATCCTTATGCGATGGCAGGTTATGATTTTTCGGACAAAAAATTGAAAGACTATTT